In the genome of Monodelphis domestica isolate mMonDom1 chromosome 2, mMonDom1.pri, whole genome shotgun sequence, one region contains:
- the ZSCAN16 gene encoding zinc finger and SCAN domain-containing protein 16, translating into MATHLNSEALEEQEDLFIVKEEAHYWEQESSLQHNHSTSEVFRQHFRQLCYQETSGPREALTRLRELCHQWLRPEMHTKEQILEFLVLEQFLTILPKDLQTWVQDHHPENGEEAVTVLEDLEREIDEPAYQGPANVHRQETLFEEIAPKGTSRTSTESLSIHLNPRKTQLKWKSWELYPLQKNDDETKTENVGLIQKEETSEDMESLGDIYGRLSGHISWDPIFRQAFEPEDRLEWQQENLEGKRRHKCDECGKGFSHSSDLSKHKRTHTGEKPYKCDECGKAFIQRSHLIGHQRVHTGVKPYKCKECGKDFSGRTGLVQHQRIHTGEKPYECDECGRPFRVSSALIRHQRIHTNKFY; encoded by the exons ATGGCTACACACCTTAACTCTGAAGCTCTGGAAGAGCAGGAGGATCTTTTTATAGTGAAAGAGGAAGCACATTACTGGGAACAAGAATCGAGCTTGCAACACAACCACAGCACAAGTGAAGTTTTCCGGCAGCATTTCAGACAGCTCTGCTATCAGGAGACATCTGGACCGCGTGAAGCTCTAACTCGTCTTCGTGAACTTTGCCATCAGTGGTTGAGACCAGAGATGCACACAAAAGAACAGATTTTGGAGTTCTTGGTATTAGAGCAGTTCTTAACTATCTTGCCCAAGGATCTGCAGACCTGGGTACAAGATCATCATCCAGAGAATGGAGAGGAAGCAGTGACTGTCCTGGAggatttggaaagagaaattgaTGAACCAGCATACCAG GGTCCAGCCAATGTACATAGACAAGAAACACTCTTTGAAGAGATAGCACCTAAGGGAACATCAAGAACATCAACTGAGTCTCTAAGTATCCATCTCAATCCCAGGAAGACACAGCTGAAATGGAAATCCTgggaactctatccactacaaaAGAATG aTGATGAAACCAAGACTGAAAATGTGGGATTGATTCAAAAGGAAGAAACTTCTGAAGACATGGAATCACTCGGGGACATATATGGCAGACTCAGTGGGCATATTTCCTGGGATCCTATATTCAGACAAGCTTTTGAACCTGAAGACAGATTAGAATGGCAACAGGAAAACCTTGAAGGGAAAAGACGACACAAATGTGatgagtgtggaaaaggtttcaGTCATAGCTCAGACCTTAGTAAGCATAAGAGAACTCACACTGGGGAGAAGCCCTATAAATGTGATGagtgtggaaaagcttttatTCAGCGCTCACATCTCATTGGACATCAGAGGGTTCACACTGGAGTGAAGCCATACAAatgtaaagaatgtgggaaaGATTTCAGTGGTCGAACAGGCCTTgttcaacatcagagaatccacactggagagaaaccctatgaatgtgaTGAATGTGGGAGACCCTTCCGTGTGAGTTCAGCACTTATTCGACATCAACGAATCCATACAAACAAGTTCTATTGA